One window of the Oncorhynchus mykiss isolate Arlee chromosome 5, USDA_OmykA_1.1, whole genome shotgun sequence genome contains the following:
- the depdc1a gene encoding DEP domain-containing protein 1A isoform X1 — protein MMSSHIVTPGPYRATKLWNEVTKLFKAGMPLRKHRQHFRVYGNCFTAIAAVDWLHELLRYNSNFGPDVTRQQTIQLLKKFLKNHVIEDVKGRWGSEDLEDNSHLYRFASTSPLKPIPYRPPVSGPASVKKSFSMKEKEGFFKCRTSKKPGKETTENVDPSKQDMETEPVIEVVQARALTEEDIQDVWRGITLTHLQKTLGLTALEDVLDPRHINSQNIVYNMTNVNKHGVVTLEDKTDDLPHWVLSAMKCLANWPKYDSNQPSYPGFERDVFKTVSDYFYSLPQPLLTFEYYELFVNILVLCGYIVAPKTQRGKRKNQEDPSYPQPAKNPHMKGAVNLFKSTECLLLSLIRKEAFEEGDSPMREVFSSKAQSTFAALKTGCAGRVPQMGLTGRRASSGDVLGGNSPSLVRSESSGASSVRLKRPSSCSLERILDESAKSDSCTQHKLFQSTESLVSCKSNSGSKYSTPPQNKTDSLSVLDNYPYSEPQVFVTMATPSCNTSSGMMSVDGSTHSSKSEGARSGISLPMDNLSVSQKPKRPRSIGTGLDIAEHRGMSASCFSINAPVAEITVKPDSSSTVGLRGPSLLNLRASSMDLRDLRAGPSVSRRCQSSLDLSRPTFALPSVFTYARRLSSEQSLLQPQLERVAIEALQLCTLLLPPASRRKLQLLMRMISRMSQNVDMPRLHDAIGTRTLMVHTFSRCVLGCEEEVDLDELLATRLVSFLMDHHQEILQVPVYLQNAVRDHLVYLRKVQITYPGSGGVEAPMPIYSFCRQISTEEFEEQKLSVSQAAIADLLESLVKDKNMSVKDKKKKLKQFQRQYTDIYARRFPTTASEAQLFEDKPKIKPPMLISMKKPKAFGIRN, from the exons ATGATGAGTTCTCATATTGTCACTCCTGGGCCTTATAGGGCGACAAAACTG TGGAATGAAGTCACAAAGCTATTCAAGGCAGGGATGCCTCTGCGGAAACATCGTCAACACTTCAGAGTATATGGGAACTGTTTTACTGCCATAGCAGCTGTCGACTGGCTACACGAACTGCTCAGGTACAATAGTAATTTTGGACCAGATGTCACCAGACAACAGACTATCCAACTGCTGAAGAAGTTCCTCAAAAATCATGTGATCGAGGATGTGAAGGGCAGATGGGGTTCAGAAGATTTGGAAGACAACAGCCATCTCTACAG GTTTGCTTCAACATCTCCTTTGAAACCAATTCCCTATCGCCCACCTGTGTCAGGGCCTGCATCAGTAAAGAAGAGTTTCTCAATGAAAGAAAAGGAAGGCTTCTTCAAATGTAGGACTTCCAAGAAACCTGGCAAGGAGACTACA GAAAATGTGGATCCATCAAAACAAGATATGGAGACTGAGCCTGTGATTGAAGTGGTTCAGGCCAGAGCACTAACAGAGGAAGATATTCAGGATGTTTGGAGAGGCATCACTCTCACACA CCTTCAGAAAACATTGGGATTGACTGCGCTTGAGGATGTTTTGGATCCAAGACACATCAATTCTCAAAACATTGTGTACAACATGACCAATGTGAACAAGCATGGGGTTGTTACACTTGAGGACAAGACTG ATGACCTCCCACACTGGGTCTTGTCTGCAATGAAATGTCTTGCAAACT GGCCGAAGTATGATTCCAACCAGCCATCCTATCCTGGGTTTGAGAGGGATGTGTTTAAAACCGTCTCTGACTACTTCTACAGCCTCCCTCAGCCACTTCTTACATTTGAGTACTATGAGTTGTTTGTCAACATCTTGG TTTTATGTGGCTACATTGTGGCTCCTAAAACTCAAAGAGGAAAGCGAAAAAACCAAGAGGATCCCAGCTACCCCCAGCCTGCAAAAAACCCTCACATGAAAGGTGCTGTTAACCTGTTCAAATCAACGGAATGTCTGCTGTTGAGCTTAATTCGGAAAGAGGCTTTTGAAGAGGGCGACTCACCAATGAGAGAGGTGTTCAGTTCAAAGGCCCAGTCCACGTTTGCAGCTCTGAAGACGGGCTGTGCCGGGAGGGTCCCCCAGATGGGTCTGACAGGCCGAAGGGCCAGTTCCGGGGATGTCCTGGGAGGCAACTCTCCGAGTCTTGTACGGTCAGAGAGCAGTGGAGCCTCATCAGTTAGGCTCAAAAGACCCAGTAGTTGCTCCCTGGAGAGAATCCTGGATGAATCAGCTAAGTCTGACTCATGCACCCAACACAAGTTGTTCCAGTCTACAGAGAGTCTGGTGTCCTGCAAAAGTAACAGTGGCAGCAAGTACAGCACCCCACCTCAGAATAAAActgactctctgtctgttttAGACAACTACCCTTACTCTGAACCCCAAGTCTTTGTCACCATGGCAACTCCCAGTTGCAACACCAGTTCAGGTATGATGTCTGTAGACGGTAGCACTCACAGCTCCAAAAGCGAGGGTGCCAGAAGCGGCATCTCGCTACCAATGGACAACCTCTCAGTCAGTCAGAAGCCCAAGCGCCCTAGGAGCATTGGTACCGGTTTGGATATAGCTGAGCACAGAGGGATGTCTGCCAGCTGTTTCAGTATTAACGCCCCTGTAGCAGAGATCACCGTGAAGCCAGACTCCTCCTCCACTGTTGGCCTGAGGGGTCCCAGTCTGCTTAACCTGAGGGCCAGCAGCATGGACCTCCGAGACCTCAGAGCTGGGCCTTCTGTTAGCAGGCGCTGTCAGAGCTCTCTGGACCTGTCCAGGCCAACCTTTGCTCTGCCCTCTGTGTTCACTTATGCACGCCGTCTGAGTTCCGAGCAAA GTCTCCTCCAGCCTCAGTTGGAGCGGGTGGCCATTGAGGCTCTGCAGCTCTGCACCCTGTTGCTGCCCCCTGCCAGCCGGAGGAAGCTCCAGCTGCTGATGAGAATGATCTCCCGGATGAGTCAGAATGTGGACATGCCTCGGCTCCATGACGCCATAGGAACACGCACATTG ATGGTCCATACGTTCTCCCGCTGTGTGCTGGGCTGTGAGGAAGAGGTGGACCTGGATGAGCTTCTGGCCACCAGACTGGTCTCCTTCCTCATGGATCACCACCAGGAGATACTCCAGGTGCCAGTCTATCTGCAGAACGCTGTCCGAGACCACCTGGTATACCTCAGAAAAGTACAG ataACCTACCCAGGTAGTGGTGGTGTGGAGGCCCCCATGCCCATCTACTCCTTCTGCAGACAGATCAGTACCGAGGAGTTTGAGGAGCAGAAGCTGAGTGTGTCCCAGGCTGCCATCGCTGACCTGCTGGAGAGCCTGGTCAAAGACAAGAACATGTCTGTAAAGGATAAGAAGAAGAAGCTCAAGCAG TTTCAGAGGCAGTATACAGACATTTACGCTCGCCGATTTCCAACGACTGCGAGCGAGGCGCAGCTTTTTGAAGATAAACCAAAGATCAAACCTCCAATGCTGATAAGTATGAAAAAACCAAAAGCTTTTGGAATTAGAAATTGA
- the depdc1a gene encoding DEP domain-containing protein 1A isoform X2 yields the protein MMSSHIVTPGPYRATKLWNEVTKLFKAGMPLRKHRQHFRVYGNCFTAIAAVDWLHELLRYNSNFGPDVTRQQTIQLLKKFLKNHVIEDVKGRWGSEDLEDNSHLYRFASTSPLKPIPYRPPVSGPASVKKSFSMKEKEGFFKCRTSKKPGKETTENVDPSKQDMETEPVIEVVQARALTEEDIQDVWRGITLTHLQKTLGLTALEDVLDPRHINSQNIVYNMTNVNKHGVVTLEDKTDDLPHWVLSAMKCLANWPKYDSNQPSYPGFERDVFKTVSDYFYSLPQPLLTFEYYELFVNILGLLQPQLERVAIEALQLCTLLLPPASRRKLQLLMRMISRMSQNVDMPRLHDAIGTRTLMVHTFSRCVLGCEEEVDLDELLATRLVSFLMDHHQEILQVPVYLQNAVRDHLVYLRKVQITYPGSGGVEAPMPIYSFCRQISTEEFEEQKLSVSQAAIADLLESLVKDKNMSVKDKKKKLKQFQRQYTDIYARRFPTTASEAQLFEDKPKIKPPMLISMKKPKAFGIRN from the exons ATGATGAGTTCTCATATTGTCACTCCTGGGCCTTATAGGGCGACAAAACTG TGGAATGAAGTCACAAAGCTATTCAAGGCAGGGATGCCTCTGCGGAAACATCGTCAACACTTCAGAGTATATGGGAACTGTTTTACTGCCATAGCAGCTGTCGACTGGCTACACGAACTGCTCAGGTACAATAGTAATTTTGGACCAGATGTCACCAGACAACAGACTATCCAACTGCTGAAGAAGTTCCTCAAAAATCATGTGATCGAGGATGTGAAGGGCAGATGGGGTTCAGAAGATTTGGAAGACAACAGCCATCTCTACAG GTTTGCTTCAACATCTCCTTTGAAACCAATTCCCTATCGCCCACCTGTGTCAGGGCCTGCATCAGTAAAGAAGAGTTTCTCAATGAAAGAAAAGGAAGGCTTCTTCAAATGTAGGACTTCCAAGAAACCTGGCAAGGAGACTACA GAAAATGTGGATCCATCAAAACAAGATATGGAGACTGAGCCTGTGATTGAAGTGGTTCAGGCCAGAGCACTAACAGAGGAAGATATTCAGGATGTTTGGAGAGGCATCACTCTCACACA CCTTCAGAAAACATTGGGATTGACTGCGCTTGAGGATGTTTTGGATCCAAGACACATCAATTCTCAAAACATTGTGTACAACATGACCAATGTGAACAAGCATGGGGTTGTTACACTTGAGGACAAGACTG ATGACCTCCCACACTGGGTCTTGTCTGCAATGAAATGTCTTGCAAACT GGCCGAAGTATGATTCCAACCAGCCATCCTATCCTGGGTTTGAGAGGGATGTGTTTAAAACCGTCTCTGACTACTTCTACAGCCTCCCTCAGCCACTTCTTACATTTGAGTACTATGAGTTGTTTGTCAACATCTTGG GTCTCCTCCAGCCTCAGTTGGAGCGGGTGGCCATTGAGGCTCTGCAGCTCTGCACCCTGTTGCTGCCCCCTGCCAGCCGGAGGAAGCTCCAGCTGCTGATGAGAATGATCTCCCGGATGAGTCAGAATGTGGACATGCCTCGGCTCCATGACGCCATAGGAACACGCACATTG ATGGTCCATACGTTCTCCCGCTGTGTGCTGGGCTGTGAGGAAGAGGTGGACCTGGATGAGCTTCTGGCCACCAGACTGGTCTCCTTCCTCATGGATCACCACCAGGAGATACTCCAGGTGCCAGTCTATCTGCAGAACGCTGTCCGAGACCACCTGGTATACCTCAGAAAAGTACAG ataACCTACCCAGGTAGTGGTGGTGTGGAGGCCCCCATGCCCATCTACTCCTTCTGCAGACAGATCAGTACCGAGGAGTTTGAGGAGCAGAAGCTGAGTGTGTCCCAGGCTGCCATCGCTGACCTGCTGGAGAGCCTGGTCAAAGACAAGAACATGTCTGTAAAGGATAAGAAGAAGAAGCTCAAGCAG TTTCAGAGGCAGTATACAGACATTTACGCTCGCCGATTTCCAACGACTGCGAGCGAGGCGCAGCTTTTTGAAGATAAACCAAAGATCAAACCTCCAATGCTGATAAGTATGAAAAAACCAAAAGCTTTTGGAATTAGAAATTGA
- the LOC110524415 gene encoding retinal Mueller cells isomerohydrolase: protein MVSRIEHPAGGYKKIFETCEELNEPIPAVVVGVIPEWLSGSLLRLGPGLFEVGAEPFYHLFDGQALMHKFDLKNGHVTYYRKFVKTDAYVRAMTEKRVVITEFGTAAYPDPCKNIFSRFFTYFKGIEVTDNCLVNVYPVGEDFYACTETNYITKVDPDTLETLKRVDLCDYLSVNGVTAHPHIESDGTVYNIGNCFGKNMSLAYNIVKIPPTPKDKSDPIAKSKVLVQLPSSERFKPSYVHSFGMTENYFVFVETPVKINLLKFLTAWSIWGTNYMDCFESNETMGTWFHLATKDPAEYIEHKFRTSAFNLFHHINSYEDDGFIVVDLCTWKGHEFVYNYLYLANLRENWEEVKKAAMRAPQPEVRRYVLPMDVHKEEQGKNLISLPYTTATAVMRSDGTIWLEPEVLFSGPRQAFEFPQINYSKFSGKNYSYAYGLGLNHFIPDRICKLNVKTKDTWVWQEPDSYPSEPIFVQTPDSVEEDDGVLLSIVVNPGADQRPGYLLILNARDLTEIARAEVEVIIPVTFHGMYKP from the exons ATGGTTAGTCG AATTGAGCATCCGGCTGGTGGCTACAAGAAAATCTTTGAGACATGTGAAGAGTTGAATGAGCCTATTCCTGCTGTGGTTGTAG GTGTGATCCCAGAATGGCTGAGCGGCAGTCTGTTGCGTCTTGGACCTGGCCTGTTTGAGGTGGGGGCGGAACCTTTCTACCACCTCTTTGATGGCCAGGCCCTCATGCACAAGTTTGACCTAAAGAACGGCCATGTGACATACTATCGGAA ATTTGTCAAAACAGATGCCTATGTGCGAGCCATGACAGAGAAAAGAGTGGTCATCACGGAGTTTGGAACAGCAGCCTACCCAGATCCTTGCAAAAATATATTCTCAAG GTTTTTCACCTACTTCAAAGGGATTGAGGTGACAGATAATTGCTTAGTGAACGTGTACCCTGTTGGTGAGGATTTCTATGCCTGCACAGAAACCAACTACATCACCAAAGTCGACCCAGACACACTGGAGACTCTGAAAAGG GTGGACCTGTGTGACTACCTCTCGGTCAATGGAGTGACAGCTCATCCACACATTGAAAGTGATGGAACGGTGTACAACATTGGGAACTGTTTTGGGAAGaatatgtcactggcctacaacaTTGTCAAAATTCCTCCCACACCGAAAG ACAAGTCCGATCCCATTGCAAAGTCCAAGGTTCTTGTGCAGCTCCCCAGCAGTGAGAGATTCAAGCCCTCCTATGTTCACAG CTTTGGAATGACAGAAAACTACTTTGTCTTCGTTGAGACTCCAGTGAAGATAAACCTTCTAAAATTCTTGACCGCTTGGAGCATCTGGGGCACAAATTACATGGATTGCTTTGAGTCAAACGAAACCATGGGC ACATGGTTCCATCTGGCTACAAAGGACCCAGCTGAATACATAGAGCATAAATTCAGGACTTCTGCCTTCAATCTCTTCCATCATATCAACAGCTATGAGGACGATGGCTTCATCGTTGTTGACCTGTGTACTTGGAAAGG TCATGAGTTTGTCTACAACTACCTATATCTGGCCAACCTGCGGGAGAACTGGGAGGAAGTGAAGAAAGCTGCTATGAGGGCACCTCAGCCAGAGGTCCGGCGATACGTTCTACCCATGGACGTCCACAAG GAGGAACAGGGGAAGAATCTGATATCCCTTCCGTACACCACAGCCACTGCAGTGATGCGCAGCGATGGAACCATCTGGCTGGAGCCTGAGGTTCTGTTTTCTGGACCACGACAAG CTTTCGAGTTCCCTCAGATCAACTACAGTAAATTCTCTGGGAAGAACTACAGCTATGCCTATGGACTGGGCCTGAACCACTTCATCCCTGACAGG ATCTGCAAACTGAACGTGAAGACTAAGGATACGTGGGTGTGGCAGGAGCCAGACTCTTACCCCTCAGAGCCCATCTTTGTGCAGACCCCAGATTCTGTGGAGGAAGATGACG GGGTGTTGTTGAGCATCGTGGTGAACCCTGGAGCAGACCAGAGGCCAGGGTATCTCCTCATCCTCAATGCCAGAGACCTGACAGAGATCGCACGGGCTGAGGTGGAGGTCATCATCCCTGTCACCTTCCATGGAATGTACAAGCCTTAG